One Thermoanaerobacter pseudethanolicus ATCC 33223 DNA window includes the following coding sequences:
- a CDS encoding GatB/YqeY domain-containing protein, which translates to MPLKERIYKDMVEAMKNKDNFKKNILSMVRAAILQVEKDTQKELDDEGVINVISKEIKQRKEVLPDYEKSGRQDLVDKAKKEIEIMLSYLPKQLSEEEIEEIVKKAIEETGAKTKSDIGKVMGKVMPIVKGRADGNLVKDMVNKYLQ; encoded by the coding sequence ATGCCCCTAAAAGAGCGAATATACAAAGATATGGTAGAAGCTATGAAAAACAAAGATAATTTCAAAAAGAATATTTTAAGTATGGTAAGAGCAGCTATTCTCCAAGTTGAAAAAGATACTCAAAAAGAATTAGACGATGAAGGGGTCATCAATGTAATTTCTAAGGAGATAAAGCAAAGAAAAGAAGTGTTGCCGGATTACGAGAAAAGTGGAAGGCAAGACTTAGTGGATAAAGCCAAAAAAGAAATTGAGATTATGCTTTCTTATTTACCGAAGCAGCTATCCGAAGAGGAAATAGAGGAAATAGTAAAAAAAGCTATCGAAGAAACTGGTGCTAAAACTAAAAGCGATATAGGAAAAGTGATGGGAAAGGTAATGCCAATCGTAAAAGGGAGAGCAGATGGCAACCTTGTTAAAGACATGGTAAACAAGTATCTACAGTAA